Proteins encoded within one genomic window of Novosphingobium sp. EMRT-2:
- a CDS encoding amidohydrolase family protein: MGGLISRQSRTVVLALASALACAGPAGASTLITGATVYDGSGAAGQKVSVRVDGDRIVAVGDLPATPADTVIRGDGLALAPGFIDSHSHHDRGDYADRAMPVLLAQGVTTVVVGQDGGSDGPFAETAARFAARPAAVNVTAYTGHGYLREKVMGEDYKRTATPAEVTAMQALLDADLKAGSLGLSTGLEYDPGIYSDHGELLALARTTQADHGRYISHMRNEDLTFDAALDELLDLGEKTGVPVQISHLKLGLVDRWGDAGKVLARLDAARARGIKVTADVYPYEYWQSTLTVLFPKRDFTDIAAARFALTHLTTPAGMLLGFYAPNPAYVGHTIADIAAERHEEPAATYLWLIQTAQAWRKAHPDADRVEAVIGTAMSPADVADFIAWPNSNICSDGMVGSRHPRGAGAFAKVLRLYVREQHRLTLPEAIHKMTALSAEHIGLEGRGLIKPGYKADLVLFNPDTIADHATVENPGALATGVSDVIVNGVMVYREGKATGSYPGQFLKRGGL, translated from the coding sequence ATGGGCGGACTGATTTCAAGGCAATCCCGGACGGTTGTTCTGGCGCTGGCCAGCGCGCTGGCTTGCGCTGGACCGGCGGGGGCTTCGACGCTGATTACCGGGGCGACGGTCTATGACGGGTCCGGCGCGGCGGGACAGAAGGTCTCCGTGCGTGTGGATGGAGACCGGATCGTGGCGGTCGGCGATCTGCCGGCCACACCCGCCGACACGGTGATACGGGGCGACGGGCTTGCCCTCGCCCCCGGTTTCATCGACAGCCACAGCCATCACGACCGGGGCGATTATGCCGATCGGGCGATGCCGGTGCTGCTGGCGCAGGGCGTGACCACCGTGGTGGTCGGGCAGGACGGGGGCAGCGACGGCCCCTTCGCCGAAACCGCCGCCCGCTTCGCCGCGCGGCCCGCCGCCGTCAACGTCACCGCCTATACCGGGCACGGTTACTTGCGCGAAAAGGTGATGGGCGAGGATTACAAGCGCACCGCCACGCCCGCCGAAGTCACCGCGATGCAGGCGCTGCTCGATGCCGATCTCAAGGCCGGATCGCTGGGCCTGTCCACCGGCCTCGAATACGATCCCGGCATCTATTCGGACCATGGCGAACTGCTCGCGCTCGCCCGCACCACGCAGGCGGATCACGGGCGCTACATCAGCCACATGCGCAACGAGGACCTGACCTTCGACGCCGCGCTCGATGAACTGCTAGACCTGGGCGAGAAGACCGGCGTGCCCGTGCAGATCTCGCACCTCAAGCTGGGTCTGGTCGATCGCTGGGGCGATGCCGGCAAGGTGCTGGCCAGGCTGGATGCGGCGCGGGCGCGCGGGATCAAGGTGACGGCGGACGTCTATCCTTACGAATACTGGCAATCGACGCTGACCGTGCTGTTTCCAAAGCGCGATTTCACCGACATCGCCGCCGCGCGCTTCGCGCTGACGCACCTGACCACGCCCGCCGGCATGTTGCTTGGCTTCTATGCGCCCAACCCGGCCTATGTCGGCCACACCATCGCCGATATCGCCGCCGAGCGGCACGAGGAGCCGGCCGCGACCTATCTCTGGCTGATCCAGACGGCCCAGGCCTGGCGCAAGGCGCATCCGGATGCCGACCGCGTGGAAGCGGTGATCGGCACCGCGATGTCGCCCGCCGACGTCGCCGATTTCATCGCCTGGCCCAACAGCAACATCTGTTCGGACGGCATGGTCGGATCGCGCCACCCGCGCGGGGCCGGCGCTTTCGCCAAGGTGCTGCGGCTCTATGTGCGCGAACAGCACCGGCTGACGCTGCCGGAAGCGATCCACAAGATGACCGCGCTTTCGGCCGAGCACATCGGGCTGGAAGGGCGCGGCCTGATCAAGCCCGGCTACAAGGCCGATCTGGTGCTGTTCAATCCCGACACCATCGCCGATCACGCCACGGTGGAGAACCCCGGCGCGCTGGCCACGGGCGTTTCCGACGTGATCGTCAACGGCGTGATGGTCTATCGCGAGGGCAAGGCGACCGGCAGTTATCCCGGCCAGTTCCTCAAGCGGGGCGGCCTGTGA
- a CDS encoding sterol desaturase family protein — protein sequence MSRGYWESLKRDLEAPIEARGFGTGWFAGFFAIVLAVAGLCFVAALRWPEWFAMPELAKLRDMQGFRPFVHLTLLGAYALALLSLLLRPRKALGGTALVLALVASILGGAAVQPRETHDWGVFFGVDFFAVNMIATGLMFAPIERIFPHLSKQRLFRTEWREDLFYYLVSSMLVQFITFLALAPSSYVNTHFGWLDHTRSAVGSLPWPVQFLLAMILTDLAQYWFHRLFHRVPFLWGFHAVHHSAKAMDWLAGARMHFVEIVLLRGVTSLPLLTLGFAPSVMQAYVGMVYVYASLVHANLRGDFNVLGKFVVVPRFHHWHHAIEAEGVDKNFAIHFPILDRLFGTHYFPDSQWPTGYGVPERVPNGYLAQMKYPFVRERG from the coding sequence ATGAGCAGAGGGTACTGGGAAAGCCTGAAACGCGATCTGGAAGCGCCGATCGAGGCGCGTGGCTTCGGCACGGGCTGGTTCGCCGGATTTTTCGCGATCGTGCTGGCGGTGGCCGGCCTGTGCTTCGTGGCGGCGCTGCGCTGGCCCGAATGGTTTGCCATGCCGGAACTGGCCAAGCTGCGCGACATGCAGGGCTTCCGCCCGTTCGTGCACCTGACCTTGCTCGGCGCCTATGCGCTGGCCTTGCTCAGCCTGCTGCTGCGCCCGCGCAAGGCGCTGGGCGGCACCGCGCTGGTGCTGGCGCTGGTCGCTTCGATCCTGGGCGGCGCGGCGGTTCAGCCGCGCGAAACACACGACTGGGGCGTGTTCTTCGGCGTCGATTTCTTCGCGGTGAACATGATCGCCACGGGCCTGATGTTCGCGCCGATCGAGCGCATCTTCCCGCACCTTTCCAAGCAGCGCCTGTTCCGCACCGAATGGCGCGAAGACCTGTTCTATTACCTTGTCAGTTCGATGCTGGTGCAGTTCATCACCTTCCTTGCGCTGGCGCCGTCGAGCTACGTCAACACCCATTTCGGTTGGCTCGATCATACCCGGTCGGCCGTGGGCAGCCTGCCATGGCCGGTGCAGTTCCTGCTAGCCATGATCCTGACCGATCTGGCGCAGTACTGGTTCCATCGCCTGTTCCACCGCGTGCCGTTCCTGTGGGGCTTCCATGCCGTGCACCACAGCGCGAAGGCGATGGACTGGCTGGCCGGCGCGCGGATGCACTTCGTGGAGATCGTGCTGTTGCGCGGAGTGACGTCGCTGCCGCTGCTGACGCTGGGCTTCGCGCCATCGGTGATGCAGGCCTATGTCGGGATGGTCTATGTCTATGCCTCGCTGGTCCACGCCAACCTGCGCGGCGATTTCAACGTGCTGGGCAAGTTCGTGGTTGTGCCGCGCTTCCACCACTGGCACCACGCGATCGAGGCCGAAGGCGTGGACAAGAACTTCGCCATCCATTTCCCGATCCTCGACCGGTTGTTTGGCACGCATTACTTCCCCGACAGCCAGTGGCCAACCGGATACGGCGTTCCCGAACGCGTGCCCAACGGCTATCTGGCGCAGATGAAGTATCCGTTCGTCCGCGAACGGGGATGA
- a CDS encoding TetR/AcrR family transcriptional regulator yields MGRRSDHSRPELREMIVAEGHRQMLEVGFARFSAREVAKRIGYSIGTIYNVFGTYEGLILAINGRTLDLWRDYLETRLAGEHGDRLKRAVDAYFEFAVVNRHAWAALYDFRLPDDMQPPESYARQVTAIFEIVVAELVAVLPPERGGEAPALARSLLATVHGHCFFTMNGTFRILGETDPLAAALARVREAVRG; encoded by the coding sequence ATGGGCCGCCGATCCGACCACTCCCGCCCCGAACTGCGCGAAATGATCGTCGCGGAAGGGCATCGCCAGATGCTGGAAGTGGGCTTTGCCCGCTTCTCGGCGCGGGAGGTCGCGAAGCGGATCGGCTATTCGATCGGCACGATCTACAACGTGTTCGGCACTTATGAGGGGCTGATCCTGGCGATCAACGGCCGCACGCTGGACCTGTGGCGTGATTATCTGGAAACGCGGCTCGCCGGCGAGCATGGCGACCGGCTGAAGCGGGCGGTCGACGCCTATTTCGAATTCGCCGTCGTCAACCGCCATGCCTGGGCTGCGCTCTACGACTTTCGCCTGCCCGATGACATGCAACCGCCGGAAAGCTACGCTCGGCAGGTGACCGCGATCTTCGAGATCGTGGTGGCCGAACTCGTCGCGGTGCTGCCGCCGGAACGCGGCGGGGAGGCGCCCGCGCTGGCGCGGTCGCTGCTGGCGACCGTCCACGGGCACTGCTTCTTCACCATGAACGGCACGTTCCGTATTCTGGGCGAAACCGATCCGCTGGCCGCGGCGCTCGCCCGCGTGCGCGAAGCGGTGAGGGGATAG
- the alr gene encoding alanine racemase — protein MQRRGFLKAGAGLAAFGAGRALAAPILSAGNFGLTPARAARRNGWIEVDAGAFEANIDAVRQWTGGTRLCAVMKADAYGNGIALLIPSILRKRVTDVAITSNDEARVARQLGFRGRLIRIRTATPEEMEDGFAHGITELIANPLAAERLQALWRQRKPKGPLAVHLALNAGGMSRNGVELSSLYGQADARALLALKGLRITGAMTHYPSEEAADILGQLGRFQEDLGWLASAGLDTRPLLRHTANTFATLEHPETRLDMMRVGGAIYGDPGSTKTDKFRPTMAIKSRVAAVNHYPAGQTVNYDRTYRLDRESWLANIPIGYSDGYRRGFSHANRPEFEAESRNRTEVLIGGRRFPIVGRVTMNTMMADVTGWQDKVRLDDEVVLFGAQGADRITQAEFERNGSVYGPEALTVMGATLPRVLKAG, from the coding sequence ATGCAGCGGCGCGGCTTCCTGAAGGCCGGCGCCGGACTGGCCGCCTTCGGAGCCGGCCGCGCCCTGGCCGCGCCGATCCTGTCGGCAGGCAACTTCGGCCTGACGCCTGCCCGCGCCGCCCGGCGCAACGGCTGGATCGAAGTGGATGCCGGCGCGTTCGAGGCCAATATCGACGCGGTGCGCCAGTGGACGGGCGGTACGCGCCTGTGCGCGGTGATGAAGGCCGATGCCTATGGCAACGGCATCGCGCTGCTGATCCCCTCGATCCTGCGCAAGCGCGTGACCGACGTGGCGATCACCTCGAACGACGAGGCCCGCGTGGCGCGCCAGCTCGGCTTTCGCGGCCGGCTGATCCGCATCCGCACCGCCACGCCCGAGGAGATGGAAGACGGTTTCGCCCATGGCATCACCGAGCTGATCGCCAATCCGCTGGCCGCCGAGCGGCTGCAGGCGCTGTGGCGGCAGCGCAAGCCGAAAGGGCCGCTTGCCGTCCACCTCGCCCTCAACGCCGGGGGGATGAGCCGCAACGGCGTGGAGCTTTCGAGCCTCTATGGCCAGGCCGACGCCCGCGCGCTGCTGGCGCTCAAGGGCCTGCGCATTACGGGCGCGATGACCCACTATCCGAGCGAGGAAGCCGCTGACATCCTTGGCCAGCTCGGGCGCTTTCAGGAGGACCTCGGCTGGCTGGCCTCGGCCGGCCTCGATACCCGCCCGCTACTGCGCCACACTGCCAATACCTTCGCCACGCTGGAGCATCCCGAAACCCGGCTCGACATGATGCGCGTGGGCGGCGCGATCTATGGTGATCCGGGCAGCACGAAGACCGACAAATTCCGGCCGACGATGGCGATCAAGTCCCGCGTGGCCGCAGTGAACCACTATCCCGCCGGGCAGACGGTCAACTACGACCGCACCTACCGCCTCGATCGTGAAAGCTGGCTCGCCAACATTCCGATCGGCTATTCCGATGGCTACCGGCGCGGGTTCAGCCATGCCAACCGGCCGGAGTTCGAGGCGGAGAGCCGCAACCGCACCGAAGTGCTGATCGGCGGCCGGCGCTTCCCCATCGTGGGCCGGGTGACGATGAACACGATGATGGCGGACGTCACCGGCTGGCAGGACAAGGTCCGGCTCGATGACGAGGTCGTCCTGTTCGGCGCGCAAGGCGCGGACCGGATCACGCAGGCGGAATTCGAACGCAACGGCAGCGTCTATGGACCCGAAGCGCTGACCGTGATGGGCGCGACATTGCCGCGCGTGCTGAAAGCAGGCTGA
- a CDS encoding NAD-dependent succinate-semialdehyde dehydrogenase, with amino-acid sequence MLAERSTPVLENDELGLLRDTAFIDGAWVTGEHRFDVTNPADGSLVGTVPSLGAAEATLAVDAAARAQPAWARLTGQARGAVLRRWAALMLENKDALARLMTAEQGKPLAEAAGEVAYAASFLEWFAEEARRVNGALLTPHATDRRLVVRKEPVGVVAAVTPWNFPLAMITRKAGPALAAGCTFVLKPSELTPLSALALARLAELAGVPAGVFNVVMGDAVAIGEVLTGDKRVRKFTFTGSTAVGKMLAARCMNTVKRVSLELGGNAPFIVFDDADLEAAVEGALASKFRNAGQTCVCANRLLIQSGIYDAFAARLAERVAAFVVGPGLAGRTDQGPLIDARAVAKAQAHVEDAVSRGGRILTGGAQLTDDAHAGGTFFAPTVIADVPASALLCREETFGPVAGLVRFETEEEVIALANDTDAGLAAYVFTRDLGRSWRVPEALAYGMVGLNTGLISTEVAPFGGVKESGIGREGSSFGMDDYLDIKLTCLGV; translated from the coding sequence ATGCTTGCCGAGAGGTCCACGCCCGTGCTCGAAAATGACGAACTTGGGCTGCTGCGCGATACGGCGTTCATCGATGGCGCCTGGGTAACGGGCGAGCACAGGTTCGACGTGACGAATCCCGCCGATGGCTCGCTGGTCGGTACGGTGCCGTCGCTCGGCGCGGCTGAAGCGACGCTGGCGGTCGACGCGGCGGCGCGGGCGCAGCCGGCGTGGGCGCGGCTGACTGGACAGGCGCGGGGCGCTGTCTTGCGGCGTTGGGCCGCCCTGATGCTGGAGAACAAGGACGCGCTGGCGCGCCTGATGACGGCCGAACAGGGCAAGCCGCTGGCGGAAGCGGCGGGCGAAGTCGCCTATGCGGCAAGCTTCCTCGAATGGTTCGCGGAAGAGGCCCGGCGCGTGAATGGCGCGCTGTTGACGCCCCATGCCACGGACCGGCGGCTGGTCGTTCGCAAGGAACCCGTTGGCGTGGTCGCGGCGGTGACGCCGTGGAACTTCCCGCTGGCGATGATCACGCGCAAGGCGGGGCCGGCACTGGCCGCCGGCTGCACCTTCGTGCTCAAGCCATCGGAACTGACGCCGCTGTCGGCGCTGGCGCTGGCGCGTTTGGCGGAGCTGGCCGGCGTTCCGGCGGGCGTGTTCAACGTGGTGATGGGCGATGCCGTCGCCATCGGCGAGGTGCTGACCGGCGACAAGCGGGTGCGCAAGTTCACCTTCACGGGCAGCACGGCGGTGGGCAAGATGCTGGCCGCGCGCTGCATGAACACGGTGAAGCGCGTTTCGCTGGAACTGGGCGGCAACGCGCCGTTCATCGTGTTCGACGATGCCGATCTCGAAGCGGCCGTGGAAGGCGCGCTGGCGTCGAAGTTCCGCAACGCCGGGCAGACCTGCGTCTGCGCCAACCGGCTGCTGATCCAGTCCGGCATCTACGATGCCTTTGCCGCGCGACTGGCGGAGCGGGTGGCGGCATTCGTGGTCGGCCCGGGCCTCGCCGGGCGCACCGATCAGGGGCCGCTGATCGATGCCCGCGCCGTCGCCAAGGCGCAGGCGCATGTCGAGGACGCGGTTTCGCGTGGCGGCCGGATTTTGACGGGGGGCGCTCAACTGACCGACGACGCCCACGCGGGCGGCACGTTCTTCGCGCCGACCGTGATCGCGGACGTACCCGCCAGTGCGCTGCTCTGCCGCGAGGAGACCTTCGGCCCGGTGGCTGGGCTGGTGCGGTTCGAAACCGAGGAAGAGGTCATCGCGCTCGCCAACGATACCGACGCGGGGCTGGCGGCCTACGTGTTCACGCGTGATCTCGGGCGGAGCTGGCGCGTTCCCGAGGCGCTGGCCTATGGCATGGTAGGGCTGAACACGGGCCTGATCTCCACCGAAGTCGCCCCGTTCGGCGGGGTCAAGGAATCGGGTATCGGGCGCGAAGGATCGTCGTTCGGGATGGACGACTATCTCGACATCAAGCTGACCTGCCTGGGGGTCTGA
- a CDS encoding DUF2339 domain-containing protein, which translates to MGLILTLIVFVGGALLLGARSRIAELERRLRLVEDELRRRIAAGAMPRIESVEPTVETPLPMVAEAQPETPAAAAPEPEIETPPPSPPEPMAETLPAMAWEIPAEPAVESPAEPEPAPEPEPAPAMRRAAINFEELFGRKLPIWAGGITLAIAGVLIVKYAIDRGIFARIFTPGVQAVCGMLFGFGLIGAAEWAWRAREKVADPRVSQALSGAGISTLYAALLVAANLYHLIPPLAAFAGLALVTGGALWLSLRHGMPSAVLGLAGGLAAPALTVGLDANVPMLAVYLGFTIAGLAGVARAQRWPWLALLALLGGAGWSLWLILAGKALETAGALSIGGFVMLLAIVLPLFAFAGAAQRLLRSAAAVIGAAQLGLLVALGGFLPLHWGLFALIAAAGQFLAWRERDLAIVPTLSAALSFILLMLWPHPATVWLLTMGLALAAIHAGPLLARLWQAPARLQRAVELAGIAVAAPLLALRHAEHVWTGYSLPVALCALGGALLALGAAALGWRAPDRRADRRFALLLATGGGLLITAAWFAFAHWQAPLWTMLVALAGLALSAKADDRRIEPIAATFAAFALVQLVATFVPAPLAEPNALVEGLGSGAGLTSLLRWAGLALGFGLFAWNARNVHLRRPAWVLAGLFVYGALAQRVPGWTLPIAASAVAVALLAVVRRREQARDEVLMLPFAAAAVLLLGVTGTHTTDEWARLTGGSEAPASVLALLRWAALLAPALFLALRARIGALRLTGEVAAVLAGYGALAQVVPLVALPLVPPLGLLAVAAGSRTLPWPALRAAGVTLLGLVLGWAFLPLVQWSDHALRSLTGIPMLLDHPDLGTLALVRRLAIPALLLGGAAWLQRTRLPRFVLLHLAVIGGMIGGVALHGLYRHLFAALVGTDFITTGLLERLVWSGMLLAAGWLLLRRRHDPAEASIPAAVLTAAAGLHGLWYSLLLHNPLWSAQHVGALPALNLLIPLFVLLPLALHQLAQALPAAGRLIDRAMQPVLMLTVAGFAWASLRQAFHGTSLVDPGVGPAEDILRSILGIALAIGFLLWGIRRKRHDWRIASLVLMLAAVVKVFLFDASGLEGLLRIASFVALGFSLIGIGWLYSRQLRRGDG; encoded by the coding sequence ATGGGATTGATCCTCACGCTGATCGTGTTCGTGGGCGGAGCGCTGCTGCTGGGCGCGCGATCGCGGATTGCAGAGCTTGAGCGCCGCCTGCGGCTGGTGGAGGACGAGTTGCGCCGGCGCATCGCGGCGGGCGCGATGCCGCGCATCGAATCGGTCGAGCCGACAGTGGAAACACCCTTACCGATGGTGGCCGAGGCCCAGCCGGAAACACCGGCGGCAGCGGCACCCGAACCCGAAATCGAAACGCCCCCTCCCTCGCCGCCCGAACCCATGGCCGAAACGCTACCGGCGATGGCCTGGGAAATACCGGCGGAACCCGCCGTGGAATCGCCGGCTGAACCCGAGCCTGCTCCGGAGCCGGAACCCGCACCGGCCATGCGCCGCGCGGCGATCAATTTTGAGGAACTGTTCGGCCGCAAGCTCCCGATTTGGGCCGGCGGCATCACGCTCGCCATCGCCGGCGTGCTGATCGTCAAATACGCCATCGACCGAGGCATCTTCGCGCGCATCTTCACCCCCGGCGTGCAGGCGGTCTGCGGCATGCTGTTCGGCTTTGGCCTGATCGGCGCGGCCGAATGGGCGTGGCGCGCGCGCGAAAAGGTGGCCGATCCGCGCGTCAGCCAGGCGCTGTCCGGCGCGGGCATTTCCACGCTCTACGCGGCGCTGCTGGTGGCCGCCAACCTCTATCACCTGATCCCCCCGCTCGCGGCCTTCGCCGGCCTCGCGCTGGTGACGGGCGGGGCGTTGTGGCTCTCGCTGCGCCACGGCATGCCCAGCGCCGTGCTGGGGCTGGCGGGCGGCCTTGCTGCGCCGGCGCTGACGGTGGGGCTGGACGCCAACGTGCCGATGCTCGCCGTCTATCTCGGCTTCACCATTGCCGGCTTGGCCGGCGTGGCGCGGGCACAGCGCTGGCCATGGCTTGCCCTGCTGGCCCTGCTCGGCGGCGCCGGATGGAGCCTGTGGCTGATCCTGGCCGGCAAGGCGCTGGAAACGGCGGGCGCGCTGTCGATTGGCGGCTTCGTGATGCTGCTGGCCATCGTCCTGCCGTTGTTCGCCTTTGCCGGCGCGGCGCAACGCCTGCTGCGGTCCGCCGCCGCCGTGATCGGCGCCGCGCAGCTTGGCCTGCTGGTCGCGCTGGGCGGGTTCCTGCCGCTGCACTGGGGCCTGTTCGCGCTGATCGCCGCCGCCGGCCAGTTCCTTGCCTGGCGCGAACGCGACCTGGCGATCGTGCCGACACTGAGCGCTGCGCTCTCGTTCATCCTGCTGATGCTCTGGCCGCATCCGGCAACCGTCTGGCTGCTGACCATGGGGCTGGCGCTTGCCGCGATCCACGCGGGGCCGCTGCTGGCAAGGCTTTGGCAAGCGCCGGCGCGCCTGCAACGCGCGGTCGAACTGGCGGGCATCGCCGTGGCCGCGCCGCTGCTCGCGCTGCGCCACGCGGAGCATGTGTGGACGGGGTACAGTCTTCCCGTGGCCCTGTGCGCGCTCGGCGGAGCGCTGCTGGCGCTGGGCGCGGCCGCACTCGGCTGGCGCGCGCCCGATCGGCGCGCGGACCGGCGCTTCGCCCTGTTGCTGGCAACCGGCGGCGGCCTGCTCATCACCGCCGCGTGGTTCGCGTTCGCCCATTGGCAGGCGCCGCTGTGGACCATGCTGGTGGCGCTCGCCGGGCTGGCCCTGTCCGCCAAGGCCGACGACCGCCGGATAGAACCGATCGCCGCCACGTTCGCAGCATTCGCGCTGGTGCAGCTTGTCGCCACCTTCGTTCCGGCCCCGCTGGCTGAACCGAACGCGCTGGTCGAAGGCCTCGGCTCAGGAGCGGGCCTAACCTCGCTGTTGCGCTGGGCCGGGCTGGCGCTGGGCTTCGGATTGTTCGCGTGGAACGCGCGGAACGTTCATCTGCGGCGGCCCGCATGGGTGCTCGCGGGTCTGTTCGTCTATGGCGCACTGGCGCAGCGCGTGCCGGGCTGGACCTTGCCCATCGCCGCCTCGGCCGTGGCGGTGGCCCTGTTGGCGGTTGTCAGACGGCGGGAACAGGCGCGTGACGAGGTGTTGATGCTGCCGTTCGCGGCGGCGGCCGTGCTCCTGCTCGGGGTAACCGGAACGCACACGACGGACGAATGGGCGCGGCTAACCGGCGGCAGCGAAGCCCCGGCCAGCGTGCTGGCCCTGCTGCGCTGGGCCGCCCTGCTGGCGCCGGCGCTGTTCCTGGCGCTGCGGGCGCGGATAGGGGCCTTGCGCCTGACCGGAGAAGTCGCCGCGGTGCTGGCCGGATATGGCGCGCTGGCGCAAGTCGTGCCGCTGGTTGCCTTGCCGCTGGTGCCGCCGCTTGGCCTGCTTGCCGTAGCCGCGGGGAGTCGCACGCTCCCATGGCCGGCCTTGCGCGCGGCGGGGGTCACGCTGCTTGGCCTTGTCCTCGGCTGGGCGTTCCTGCCGCTGGTCCAGTGGTCGGACCACGCTCTCCGTTCCCTGACCGGCATTCCGATGCTGCTCGACCATCCCGATCTGGGCACGCTGGCGCTCGTCCGGCGGCTGGCGATCCCTGCCCTGCTGCTGGGCGGCGCGGCCTGGCTGCAACGCACGCGCCTGCCGCGCTTCGTGCTGCTCCACCTGGCCGTGATCGGCGGCATGATCGGAGGCGTGGCCTTGCACGGCCTATACCGCCATCTGTTCGCGGCGCTGGTCGGCACGGACTTCATCACGACCGGCCTGCTCGAACGGCTGGTCTGGTCGGGCATGCTGCTTGCCGCGGGCTGGCTCCTGCTGCGCCGCCGGCACGATCCGGCCGAGGCATCGATCCCGGCCGCCGTGCTCACCGCCGCCGCCGGCCTGCATGGCCTGTGGTACAGCCTGTTGCTTCACAACCCGTTGTGGAGCGCGCAGCACGTCGGCGCCCTGCCGGCGCTCAATCTCCTGATCCCGCTATTCGTCCTGCTCCCGCTGGCGCTTCACCAACTGGCGCAGGCCCTGCCCGCCGCCGGCCGGCTGATCGACCGCGCGATGCAGCCGGTGCTGATGCTGACGGTGGCGGGCTTCGCCTGGGCCAGCCTGCGGCAGGCGTTCCACGGCACTTCGCTGGTCGATCCCGGCGTCGGCCCGGCGGAAGACATCCTCCGTTCGATCCTGGGCATCGCGCTCGCCATCGGCTTCCTGCTGTGGGGCATCCGCCGCAAGCGGCACGACTGGCGGATCGCCTCGCTGGTGCTGATGCTCGCCGCCGTGGTGAAGGTGTTCCTGTTTGATGCCTCGGGCCTCGAAGGGCTGCTCCGCATCGCCAGCTTCGTCGCGCTGGGCTTCAGCCTGATCGGCATTGGCTGGCTATACAGCCGCCAGTTGCGCCGGGGCGATGGCTAG
- a CDS encoding MFS transporter, giving the protein MAHAAVVIDQPGPERTSAYGWIVFALSFGLLMSDHMARQVLNAVNPLLKAEWNLGDAEVASLSSVVALAVGLLTFPLSLAADRFGRVRSLFAMATLWSLATLGGALAQSYHQMLFARLLVGVGEAAYGSVGIAVVLAVFPVGLRSTLSSSFLAGSVVGQMVGVAVGGQIAAAHGWRSAFEAIGGAGLVLAALYLLIVRESRLGPAPSREKLDWRMLGRQLFGRRLLWLTYFASGSQLFCAGALSVFLPLLLTRYYAMPIDRAGRTTALFLLVCAIGMVACGVVGDRLARRDPAIKPRVALVYALMAAAFFTGAFLAPPGAVQLALIGCALLVVAGVAGIAGAMAANLTPRAIHGTVMAVLALSNNLLGLAPGPFVTGLIADRIGLDKALLILPVPCLLCALSLVLARGDYARAMRHG; this is encoded by the coding sequence ATGGCGCATGCGGCCGTCGTGATCGATCAGCCCGGCCCGGAGCGGACGAGCGCCTATGGCTGGATCGTGTTCGCGCTGAGCTTCGGGCTGCTGATGTCCGATCACATGGCCCGGCAGGTGCTCAATGCGGTCAACCCTCTGCTCAAGGCCGAATGGAACCTGGGCGATGCCGAGGTCGCCTCGCTGTCCAGCGTGGTCGCGCTGGCGGTGGGCCTGCTGACGTTTCCGCTCTCGCTGGCGGCCGACCGGTTCGGCCGGGTGCGCAGCCTGTTCGCGATGGCAACGCTTTGGAGCCTTGCCACGCTGGGCGGCGCGCTGGCGCAGAGCTATCACCAGATGCTGTTCGCCCGGCTGCTCGTCGGCGTGGGCGAGGCGGCCTATGGCAGCGTGGGCATCGCCGTGGTGCTGGCGGTGTTTCCAGTGGGACTGCGTTCGACGCTGTCTTCCTCGTTTCTGGCGGGCTCGGTCGTCGGGCAGATGGTCGGCGTGGCGGTCGGCGGCCAGATCGCGGCGGCGCACGGCTGGCGCAGCGCGTTCGAGGCGATCGGTGGAGCCGGTCTGGTGCTGGCGGCGCTCTATCTGCTGATCGTGCGCGAAAGCCGCCTGGGTCCGGCCCCCTCGCGCGAGAAGCTGGATTGGCGCATGCTGGGGCGCCAACTGTTCGGACGCCGCTTGTTGTGGCTGACCTATTTCGCCAGCGGCAGCCAGCTGTTCTGCGCCGGCGCGCTTTCCGTGTTCCTGCCGCTGCTGCTGACGCGATATTATGCCATGCCGATCGATCGCGCGGGCAGGACGACCGCGCTGTTCCTGCTGGTCTGCGCGATCGGCATGGTTGCCTGCGGCGTGGTGGGCGACCGCCTCGCCCGGCGCGATCCGGCGATCAAGCCGCGTGTTGCGCTGGTTTATGCGCTGATGGCCGCCGCGTTCTTTACCGGCGCCTTTCTTGCGCCGCCGGGCGCCGTGCAGCTCGCGCTGATCGGGTGCGCGCTGCTGGTTGTGGCCGGCGTGGCGGGGATTGCAGGGGCGATGGCGGCGAACCTCACGCCGCGCGCGATCCACGGCACGGTGATGGCGGTCCTGGCGCTCAGCAACAACCTGCTTGGCCTGGCGCCGGGTCCGTTCGTGACCGGACTGATCGCCGACAGGATCGGGCTGGACAAGGCGCTGCTGATCCTCCCGGTGCCCTGCCTGCTGTGCGCGCTCAGCCTTGTCCTCGCCCGCGGGGACTATGCGCGGGCAATGCGGCACGGGTAG